A region from the Streptomyces sp. 3214.6 genome encodes:
- a CDS encoding NAD(P)-dependent oxidoreductase has protein sequence MPFRCAVLDDFQNVATTFADWSVPGEELEVVSFTEHFGDEDELAAALTDFDCAVTLRERVAFPASVFDRLPRLRLLIASGMRNSVIDYAAANANGVTVCGTESSSTPPVELTWALLLGLARGLVEESTALREGRIAGAGVDVFDVEPLPADHPMRTAPRLLATPHLGYVSRANYERYYGQAVEGVRAYLAGAPVRVLG, from the coding sequence GTGCCCTTCCGCTGTGCCGTGCTCGACGACTTCCAGAACGTCGCGACGACCTTCGCAGACTGGTCTGTCCCGGGTGAGGAGCTGGAGGTGGTGTCCTTCACCGAGCACTTCGGCGACGAGGACGAACTCGCCGCGGCGCTGACCGACTTCGACTGTGCGGTCACCCTGCGGGAGCGGGTCGCCTTCCCCGCGTCGGTGTTCGACCGACTCCCCCGGCTGCGGCTGCTGATCGCCTCCGGCATGCGCAACTCGGTGATCGACTACGCGGCGGCGAACGCGAACGGCGTGACGGTGTGCGGCACGGAGAGCTCGTCGACGCCGCCGGTGGAGCTGACGTGGGCGCTGTTGCTGGGCCTCGCGCGCGGGCTGGTCGAGGAGAGCACCGCGCTGCGGGAGGGGCGTATCGCGGGGGCGGGGGTCGACGTCTTCGACGTGGAGCCGCTGCCTGCCGACCATCCGATGCGGACGGCTCCGCGCCTGCTGGCCACTCCCCACCTGGGGTACGTGTCCCGCGCGAACTACGAGCGGTACTACGGGCAGGCGGTGGAGGGGGTACGGGCGTATCTGGCGGGGGCGCCGGTGCGAGTGCTGGGGTGA
- a CDS encoding ATP-binding protein, with protein sequence MPETAPAPTPDSWEYSLYIPTDPRAVTVSRHTLRAILTVHGLALLIDTAELLTSELVSNAILHTKGPACLRLRYRDGVLQIGAWDADPEPPEPPSRLEELGDAESGRGMALVRACSDLWHWQPLSRMGHRGKLVWCELNAA encoded by the coding sequence ATGCCCGAAACCGCCCCCGCCCCCACCCCCGACTCCTGGGAGTACTCCCTGTACATCCCGACCGACCCCAGAGCCGTCACCGTCTCCCGTCACACCCTCCGCGCGATCTTGACCGTCCACGGCCTCGCCCTCCTCATTGACACCGCCGAACTTCTCACCTCCGAGTTGGTCTCCAACGCGATCCTGCACACCAAGGGCCCCGCCTGTCTGCGCCTGCGCTACCGCGACGGCGTCCTCCAGATCGGGGCCTGGGATGCCGACCCCGAACCCCCGGAACCCCCAAGCCGGTTGGAGGAGCTCGGCGATGCCGAGAGCGGCCGTGGCATGGCCCTGGTGCGGGCCTGCTCGGACCTCTGGCATTGGCAGCCGCTGTCCCGGATGGGGCACCGCGGCAAGCTCGTGTGGTGCGAACTGAACGCGGCGTAG
- a CDS encoding DUF397 domain-containing protein: MNAPDNWQKSSFSGSGDGNACLELAYTPTTLHLRESDTPATVLTTTPAVVAHFLAKARLCAALPPVS, encoded by the coding sequence ATGAACGCTCCCGACAACTGGCAGAAGTCCTCGTTCTCCGGCAGCGGAGACGGCAATGCCTGCCTCGAACTCGCCTACACCCCCACCACCCTCCACCTCCGCGAAAGCGACACCCCGGCCACGGTCCTCACGACCACCCCTGCCGTCGTCGCCCACTTCCTGGCAAAGGCTCGCTTGTGCGCCGCACTCCCACCTGTGTCCTGA
- a CDS encoding helix-turn-helix domain-containing protein → MARRTQVTARQERLGTELRKLREAAGLKGREAAALLGTDAGRLSQIESGVAGVSEETIRRLVAHYACTDTELADALAAMASERTRGWWEEYRGRLPTAFLDLSELEHHATYYCDVSFLHIPGLLQTEEYARRILGYRVPELPSAELDLRVRHRLARGVVLEHPTPFTTVIHEAALRIRVGDRVAARAQLSRVLDVSERNHVTVRVIPFDLDDFAGADSAMVYVGGVVPKLDTVVRDGPHGTAFIDSEAQLGRFRTLFHRMEAASLDPGRSRDFIRRLAKEV, encoded by the coding sequence ATGGCGCGCAGAACACAGGTGACCGCCCGCCAGGAGCGCCTGGGCACCGAACTGCGGAAGCTGCGCGAGGCAGCAGGACTCAAGGGGCGGGAGGCCGCCGCGCTACTGGGAACAGACGCGGGGCGGTTGAGCCAGATCGAGTCCGGTGTCGCGGGGGTGAGCGAGGAGACCATACGACGGCTCGTCGCCCACTACGCATGTACGGACACGGAGTTGGCCGACGCTCTGGCAGCCATGGCGAGCGAACGGACACGGGGATGGTGGGAGGAGTATCGGGGGCGGCTGCCCACGGCCTTCCTGGACCTGTCCGAGCTGGAACACCATGCGACCTACTACTGCGACGTAAGCTTCCTCCACATCCCCGGGCTCCTCCAGACCGAGGAGTACGCCCGTCGGATCCTCGGCTATCGGGTACCCGAACTACCGTCAGCCGAACTGGACTTGCGCGTCCGCCATCGGTTGGCGCGGGGCGTCGTCCTGGAGCACCCGACTCCGTTCACGACCGTCATCCACGAGGCGGCGCTACGCATCAGGGTGGGTGACCGAGTGGCGGCAAGAGCGCAACTCTCCCGCGTCCTGGACGTCTCGGAAAGGAACCACGTCACCGTTCGTGTCATCCCCTTCGACCTGGACGATTTCGCCGGCGCCGACAGCGCCATGGTGTACGTGGGCGGAGTGGTCCCGAAGCTGGACACGGTCGTACGCGACGGACCGCACGGAACGGCCTTCATCGACTCCGAGGCCCAACTCGGCCGTTTTCGAACGCTCTTTCATAGGATGGAAGCCGCGTCGCTCGACCCTGGGCGCTCGCGTGACTTCATCCGCAGGCTGGCGAAGGAAGTGTGA
- a CDS encoding RHS repeat domain-containing protein, producing MSRPIPAPGAPRAARFHRYSARYTALMVAALMAGSLFQAEPALAASQPGGSRHTPAVEADHPVPGKALKTIPRKRDGLTSGPRRALHATWPKAGAAQVTLPASGAAAGKKATAKGAGRTAAAPLPVSGLPVPGLPVRLLADPAATGSTKAQVRILPKDTARGLGLDGVLLSVSAADPASTASGARRVGVSLDYSAFGEAYGGDYGARLRLVALPSCALTTPKLARCRTSTPVAGRNDSEKHTVSADSVALRSTASAVVLAAVADSDGGSAGAGDYTATPLSSSAAWQTSLQTGDFSWSYPLAAPTVPGGLLPKLSVGYSSGSVDGQTTTSNNQSSWVGSGFDMNTGFIERRYKPCGEDGDWSKDNAPGDQCWGYDNATISFNGRAGELIPAGKDVWRIRNDDGTRVERLSNATERANGDNDGEYWKVTTTDGLQYFFGYNRLPGWSTGKAETKSTWTVPVFGNNTGEPCHQATFAASWCQQAWRWNLDYVVDLHGNAMSYWYNPETNSYGRNRVAADDTPYERGGVIDHIDYGQRSDTLFTAKAAGKVVFTNVERCIQPTAADCAAAEIEKNPTRWEDTPYYLNCKAGTDCDKGRFAPSFWSRKRLARITTQVLQPSGGYQDADAWAFTQKWGDADIDRSLLLESIQHTGLSATPSITLPKVTFGYKQGPNRLDRLGDGIAPFIKYRLANVSDESGGSIDVAYSEPECDFAALPTPETNTTRCFPQYWQPAGAADPVQEWFNKYVVTQITATDRTGKADDMVTRYAYLDGAAWHYADDDGLTKEKYKTWSQWNGYGRVQVETGGWDGMRSLNEHWFLRGMEGDRKNAAGGAKSVTVSDGEGGSLTDHEAFQGTEFKTIAYTGPGGTVESKTVSTPWRKETAKRVRDWGTVTANLTGTAATRTWDRKHDGSWQQTSTATTFDDLGRVIEDSDLGEAASGDEQCTTTSYADNATTWLRALPKQVEVLDVACGTAVTYPAHLLSRKRNTYDSLAFGAAPTRGLVTKQEELVGYTGTTPNYRWKSTGYDSYGRAKSTSDSSGASSTTVFTAATSTKPGTLTVTGTELVAGTPSSAQSVVTEFDGVRSLPTATIDTNGKRTDAEFDALGRLSKAWLANRPKASSPTPSLEYGYRIADGEIAAVVAKKLMNDGSQQASYILYDGWLRPRQSQSVGPDGGRLIDDTFYDERGLVERKYAPYYAAKAPEAKLFGVTEQGAVDTQTVNEYDGLGRPTVTKTLRGNGVGVELSRTTTTHSADLVTVDPPAGSTPTATVLDAKGRTKELREFHGSSPTGAFDSTLYEHDSSGRLTKVTSPDKTVRSYTYDLLGRQLTSTDPDSGTTRTTYDDADRVTTATDEGRQKKIAFVYDRLGRHTETRENSTTGPLLASWTFDTVRKGYLGSSTRYVGGADGAKYTQTINAYDNLYRPLRTTVSIPASEPGLGGTAGVSYQTNTTYNLDGTVKSASYPAAGDLPAEVVAPTYDGLQRVVKAEGLGTYVGNARYSLTGKLEELELGDAGKRVWINNTYEPGTQLLSTSRTEREGIAGVDRAVTYDYDDSGNVDSVTDASRQGTDRQCFRYDYLQRLTEAWTPAGDCASAPGTTALGGPAPYWQSYTYTTAGNRDTDTRHDPTGKTAGDVTHTYRYDENGKGQPNTLTSVTSTGAVTGKDTYTYEGGGGTESRTPSGGAKQSFVWDSEGNLASVTQGPSVTDYLYDADGNRLISHGPGGVSTLYLGATEITWTKATGKTTARRYYDLGGAGAVRQDDGSLSFVVADHHGTGELAVDATTQVMVQRRNMPFGEARGTVPQAGSWPGTKGFIGGTQDPTGLTHLGAREYDPATGRFLSADAVVDPADPQQLNGYAYGHNNPLRRSDPTGNYDPDMMAWCQDNPGRCQGGRIIPSKPSKPKKNPNPGMDKKRAHMPAVQSERLEKIIKELYIRPQVADSDVVGDGKTGTALIEEMNEGKAFGGKGTSWHIEKAVAKLGGLRDLLEEDRKAKVDTGKGILSDSDRKVAINESKELWTALNADDVAGEVTKRVNAKPEFAKTVSHLIKTVISAESMSEVTGQKFAVPENLHPKAPQRAVPSGEKIKGRGFAKAFGVVGGAASAAQFPVDVYNYGFEEATKRLSESLTDPLDVVPDGQGAGCLFFGDCYVVSPMA from the coding sequence TTGTCCAGACCCATACCAGCGCCCGGCGCGCCGCGCGCGGCGCGCTTCCACCGGTACTCCGCCCGGTACACGGCCCTGATGGTGGCCGCGCTCATGGCCGGCTCGCTGTTCCAGGCCGAGCCCGCGCTGGCCGCTTCGCAGCCGGGTGGCAGCAGGCACACCCCGGCCGTCGAGGCCGACCACCCCGTACCCGGCAAGGCGCTCAAGACCATTCCGCGCAAGCGGGACGGGCTGACGTCCGGCCCCCGTCGTGCGCTCCACGCCACCTGGCCGAAGGCCGGCGCCGCGCAGGTCACCCTGCCCGCCTCGGGCGCCGCCGCCGGGAAGAAGGCGACGGCGAAGGGGGCCGGGCGCACCGCGGCCGCGCCGCTGCCCGTATCCGGTCTGCCAGTGCCTGGGCTGCCCGTCCGGCTGCTGGCCGACCCGGCGGCCACCGGCTCCACCAAGGCCCAGGTGCGGATCCTGCCGAAGGACACCGCCCGTGGCCTCGGACTCGACGGGGTCCTGCTCTCCGTCAGCGCCGCCGACCCCGCGAGCACGGCCTCCGGCGCCCGCCGCGTCGGCGTCAGCCTGGACTACTCCGCGTTCGGCGAGGCGTACGGCGGTGACTACGGCGCCCGGCTGCGCCTGGTCGCCCTGCCCTCCTGCGCGCTGACCACCCCGAAGCTGGCCCGCTGCCGCACGTCGACGCCGGTGGCCGGCCGCAACGACAGCGAGAAGCACACGGTCTCCGCCGACTCCGTCGCGCTGCGTTCCACCGCGTCCGCCGTCGTCCTCGCCGCCGTGGCCGACTCCGACGGCGGCTCCGCGGGCGCCGGCGACTACACCGCGACCCCGCTGTCGTCGTCCGCCGCGTGGCAGACCAGTCTCCAGACCGGCGACTTCTCCTGGTCGTACCCGCTGGCCGCGCCGACCGTGCCCGGCGGACTGCTGCCCAAGCTGTCCGTCGGCTACTCCTCGGGCTCCGTGGACGGCCAGACCACCACGAGCAACAACCAGTCCTCCTGGGTCGGTTCGGGCTTCGACATGAACACCGGCTTCATCGAGCGGCGCTACAAGCCGTGCGGCGAGGACGGCGACTGGAGCAAGGACAACGCCCCCGGCGACCAGTGCTGGGGATACGACAACGCCACCATCAGCTTCAACGGCCGTGCGGGTGAGCTGATCCCGGCCGGCAAGGACGTCTGGCGGATCCGCAACGACGACGGCACCCGCGTCGAGAGGCTCAGCAACGCCACCGAGCGGGCGAACGGCGACAACGACGGCGAATACTGGAAGGTGACGACCACCGACGGCCTCCAGTACTTCTTCGGCTACAACCGCCTCCCCGGCTGGAGCACGGGCAAGGCCGAGACGAAGTCCACCTGGACCGTGCCCGTCTTCGGCAACAACACCGGCGAGCCCTGCCACCAGGCGACCTTCGCAGCGTCCTGGTGTCAGCAGGCCTGGCGCTGGAACCTCGACTACGTCGTCGACCTGCACGGCAACGCGATGTCGTACTGGTACAACCCGGAGACCAACTCCTACGGCCGTAACCGCGTGGCCGCCGACGACACCCCGTACGAGCGCGGCGGCGTCATCGACCACATCGACTACGGCCAGCGCAGCGACACCCTCTTCACCGCCAAGGCGGCCGGCAAGGTCGTCTTCACCAACGTGGAGCGGTGCATCCAGCCCACGGCCGCCGACTGCGCCGCCGCGGAGATCGAGAAGAACCCCACCCGGTGGGAGGACACGCCGTACTACCTGAACTGCAAGGCGGGCACCGACTGCGACAAGGGCCGCTTCGCCCCGTCGTTCTGGTCCCGCAAGCGGCTCGCCAGGATCACCACCCAGGTCCTCCAGCCCTCGGGCGGCTACCAGGACGCCGACGCCTGGGCGTTCACCCAGAAGTGGGGCGACGCGGACATCGACCGCTCCCTGCTCCTGGAGTCGATCCAGCACACCGGCCTGTCCGCTACCCCCTCGATCACCCTGCCCAAGGTGACCTTCGGCTACAAGCAGGGGCCCAACCGTCTCGACCGGCTCGGTGACGGCATCGCGCCCTTCATCAAGTACCGGCTCGCGAACGTCTCCGACGAGTCGGGCGGTTCCATCGACGTCGCCTACTCGGAGCCCGAGTGCGACTTCGCCGCGCTGCCCACGCCGGAGACGAACACCACCCGCTGTTTCCCGCAGTACTGGCAGCCCGCCGGCGCCGCGGACCCCGTCCAGGAGTGGTTCAACAAGTACGTCGTCACCCAGATCACCGCGACCGACCGCACCGGCAAGGCCGACGACATGGTCACCCGGTACGCGTACCTCGACGGCGCCGCCTGGCACTACGCAGACGACGACGGCCTGACCAAGGAGAAGTACAAGACCTGGTCGCAGTGGAACGGCTACGGCCGGGTCCAGGTGGAGACCGGCGGCTGGGACGGCATGCGCTCGCTGAACGAGCACTGGTTCCTGCGGGGCATGGAGGGCGACCGCAAGAACGCCGCGGGCGGCGCCAAGTCGGTGACCGTCTCCGACGGCGAGGGCGGCAGCCTCACCGACCACGAGGCGTTCCAGGGAACCGAGTTCAAGACGATCGCGTACACCGGGCCGGGCGGCACGGTGGAGAGCAAGACGGTGAGCACGCCGTGGCGCAAGGAGACCGCGAAGCGGGTCCGGGACTGGGGCACGGTCACGGCGAACCTGACCGGCACGGCCGCGACCCGCACCTGGGACCGCAAGCACGACGGCAGCTGGCAGCAGACCTCCACCGCGACGACGTTCGACGACCTGGGACGGGTCATCGAGGACAGCGACCTCGGTGAGGCCGCGTCCGGCGACGAACAGTGCACGACCACCTCGTACGCCGACAACGCCACCACCTGGCTGCGCGCCCTGCCCAAGCAGGTCGAGGTCCTCGACGTGGCCTGCGGCACGGCCGTCACCTACCCCGCGCACCTGCTCTCCCGCAAGCGCAACACCTACGACTCCCTCGCCTTCGGCGCCGCCCCGACCCGGGGCCTGGTCACCAAGCAGGAGGAGCTCGTCGGCTACACCGGCACCACCCCGAACTACCGGTGGAAGAGCACCGGTTACGACAGCTACGGGCGGGCCAAGTCGACCTCCGACTCGTCGGGGGCCAGCAGTACGACCGTCTTCACCGCGGCGACCAGCACCAAACCCGGCACCCTCACGGTGACGGGCACCGAACTGGTCGCCGGCACCCCGTCCAGCGCGCAGTCCGTCGTGACCGAGTTCGACGGAGTCCGCTCGCTGCCCACCGCCACGATCGACACCAACGGCAAGCGCACCGACGCGGAGTTCGACGCCCTGGGCCGGCTCAGCAAGGCCTGGCTCGCCAACCGGCCCAAGGCCTCCAGCCCGACGCCGAGCCTGGAGTACGGCTACCGGATCGCGGACGGCGAGATCGCCGCGGTCGTCGCCAAGAAGCTGATGAACGACGGCAGCCAGCAGGCGTCGTACATCCTCTACGACGGCTGGCTGCGACCCCGGCAGTCACAGTCCGTGGGCCCCGACGGCGGCCGGCTCATCGACGACACGTTCTACGACGAACGCGGCCTGGTCGAGCGGAAGTACGCGCCGTACTACGCGGCCAAGGCACCGGAGGCCAAGCTCTTCGGCGTGACCGAGCAGGGCGCGGTCGACACCCAGACCGTCAACGAGTACGACGGCCTGGGCCGCCCGACCGTCACCAAGACGCTCCGGGGCAACGGCGTGGGCGTGGAGCTGTCCCGCACCACGACCACCCACAGCGCCGACCTGGTCACCGTCGACCCGCCGGCCGGCAGCACGCCGACCGCGACGGTGCTCGACGCCAAGGGCCGCACCAAGGAACTGCGCGAGTTCCACGGGTCGTCGCCGACCGGCGCGTTCGACAGCACGCTGTACGAGCACGACAGCTCCGGGCGCCTGACCAAGGTCACCAGCCCGGACAAGACGGTCCGCTCCTACACCTACGACCTGCTCGGACGGCAGCTCACCTCCACCGACCCCGACTCGGGCACCACCCGGACGACGTACGACGACGCGGACCGGGTCACCACCGCGACCGACGAGGGCCGCCAGAAGAAGATCGCTTTCGTCTACGACCGGCTCGGCCGGCACACCGAGACCCGGGAGAACTCCACCACGGGCCCGCTGCTGGCCTCCTGGACCTTCGACACCGTGCGCAAGGGCTACCTGGGCAGCTCCACCCGCTATGTCGGCGGCGCGGACGGCGCGAAGTACACCCAGACGATCAACGCGTACGACAACCTGTACCGGCCGCTGCGCACGACCGTTTCGATCCCGGCCTCGGAGCCCGGACTCGGCGGCACCGCGGGCGTCAGCTACCAGACCAACACCACCTACAACCTGGACGGCACCGTCAAGTCCGCCAGCTACCCGGCGGCGGGGGACCTGCCCGCCGAGGTGGTCGCGCCGACCTACGACGGGCTTCAGCGCGTGGTGAAGGCCGAAGGCCTCGGCACCTACGTCGGCAACGCCCGCTACAGCCTCACCGGCAAGCTCGAGGAGCTGGAGCTGGGCGACGCCGGCAAGCGGGTCTGGATCAACAACACGTACGAGCCGGGCACCCAGCTGCTGTCCACGAGCCGCACCGAGCGTGAGGGAATCGCCGGCGTCGACCGCGCGGTCACCTACGACTACGACGACTCGGGCAACGTCGACTCGGTCACCGACGCCTCGCGCCAGGGCACCGACCGGCAGTGCTTCCGCTACGACTACCTGCAGCGGCTGACCGAGGCGTGGACACCGGCCGGTGACTGCGCGTCGGCCCCGGGCACCACCGCGCTCGGCGGTCCGGCGCCGTACTGGCAGTCGTACACCTATACGACGGCCGGGAACCGGGACACCGACACCCGGCACGACCCCACCGGGAAGACCGCAGGGGACGTCACCCACACCTACCGCTACGACGAGAACGGCAAGGGCCAGCCGAACACCCTGACGTCGGTCACCTCCACGGGCGCCGTCACCGGCAAGGACACCTACACCTACGAGGGCGGCGGCGGCACCGAGTCCCGCACGCCGAGCGGCGGGGCGAAGCAGTCGTTCGTCTGGGACTCCGAGGGCAACCTCGCCTCGGTGACCCAGGGCCCCTCCGTCACCGACTACCTGTACGACGCCGACGGGAACCGGCTGATCAGCCACGGTCCCGGCGGTGTCTCCACGCTGTACCTGGGCGCCACGGAGATCACCTGGACGAAGGCCACCGGCAAGACGACGGCGCGGCGGTACTACGACCTCGGCGGGGCGGGCGCGGTGCGTCAGGACGACGGCTCGCTGTCGTTCGTCGTCGCCGACCACCACGGCACGGGCGAACTCGCCGTCGACGCCACGACCCAGGTCATGGTGCAGCGCCGCAACATGCCGTTCGGCGAAGCACGCGGCACGGTGCCGCAGGCCGGAAGCTGGCCCGGCACCAAGGGCTTCATCGGCGGTACGCAGGACCCGACCGGCCTCACCCATCTCGGAGCCCGCGAGTACGACCCGGCGACGGGCCGGTTCCTCAGCGCCGACGCGGTGGTCGACCCGGCGGACCCGCAGCAGCTGAACGGCTATGCCTACGGGCACAACAACCCGCTGCGGCGCAGCGACCCGACCGGCAACTACGACCCGGACATGATGGCGTGGTGCCAGGACAACCCCGGCAGGTGCCAGGGCGGAAGGATCATTCCCAGCAAGCCCTCGAAGCCCAAGAAGAACCCGAACCCGGGGATGGACAAGAAGCGCGCCCATATGCCGGCGGTGCAGAGCGAGCGCCTGGAAAAGATCATCAAGGAGCTCTACATCAGGCCGCAGGTCGCGGACTCGGACGTGGTGGGCGACGGTAAGACGGGCACGGCCCTGATCGAGGAGATGAACGAGGGCAAGGCCTTCGGGGGTAAGGGAACGAGTTGGCACATCGAGAAGGCCGTCGCGAAACTGGGCGGTCTGAGGGATCTGCTGGAGGAGGACCGCAAGGCCAAGGTGGACACCGGAAAGGGAATCCTCTCCGACTCCGACCGCAAGGTCGCGATCAACGAGTCGAAGGAACTCTGGACGGCCCTCAACGCGGATGACGTGGCCGGCGAGGTGACAAAGAGGGTGAACGCGAAACCCGAGTTCGCGAAGACGGTGTCCCATCTCATCAAGACCGTCATCTCAGCGGAATCGATGAGCGAGGTCACAGGGCAGAAGTTCGCCGTCCCGGAGAACCTCCACCCGAAGGCGCCCCAGCGGGCCGTGCCCTCGGGTGAGAAGATCAAGGGCCGAGGTTTCGCCAAGGCGTTCGGGGTGGTGGGCGGTGCCGCCAGCGCGGCCCAGTTCCCGGTGGACGTCTACAACTACGGGTTCGAGGAAGCGACGAAACGGCTGTCCGAATCACTGACGGACCCGCTGGACGTGGTGCCCGACGGCCAGGGCGCGGGATGCCTGTTCTTCGGTGACTGCTATGTGGTGAGCCCGATGGCCTGA
- a CDS encoding glycosyltransferase: protein MEPRIAVAVVTMGNRPAEVDALLESVAKQDLAPARIVIVGNGCRLPEFTHRLSLPGEVTTIDLDENLGCPGGRNVALARLREFGDVDVVVELDDDGLLVDADVLRRVRDLYAADPGLGIVGFRIADEHGETQRRHVPRAGDADPMRGGYVTGFLGGGHALSMAMLAETGDWPAEFFFAHEETDLAWRAVDAGWKILYAPELLLQHPKTSPARHAIYHRVTARNRVWLVRRNLPLPLIPVHLGVWIAVTLLRTRSAGGLKAWFAGFAEGVRKPAGGRRPMKWRTVWQLTRLGRPPII from the coding sequence GTGGAGCCGAGGATCGCCGTTGCCGTGGTCACCATGGGGAACCGGCCCGCCGAGGTCGACGCCCTGCTGGAGTCGGTGGCCAAGCAGGACCTGGCCCCCGCGCGCATCGTGATCGTAGGCAACGGCTGCCGCCTCCCCGAGTTCACGCACCGCCTCTCCCTGCCCGGCGAGGTCACCACGATCGACCTCGACGAGAACCTCGGCTGCCCCGGCGGCCGCAACGTCGCTCTCGCCCGGCTCCGTGAATTCGGGGATGTGGACGTCGTCGTGGAACTGGACGACGACGGGCTGCTCGTCGACGCCGACGTCCTGCGCCGCGTCCGCGACCTGTACGCCGCCGACCCCGGCCTCGGCATCGTCGGCTTCCGCATCGCCGACGAGCACGGCGAGACCCAGCGCCGGCACGTGCCGCGTGCCGGCGACGCCGATCCGATGCGCGGCGGATACGTCACCGGCTTCCTCGGCGGCGGCCACGCCCTGAGCATGGCCATGCTCGCCGAGACCGGCGACTGGCCCGCCGAGTTCTTCTTCGCGCATGAGGAGACCGACCTGGCCTGGCGGGCCGTCGACGCCGGCTGGAAGATCCTCTACGCGCCCGAGCTGCTGCTCCAGCACCCAAAGACCTCGCCCGCCCGGCACGCCATCTATCACCGGGTCACCGCCCGCAACCGGGTCTGGCTCGTCCGGCGGAACCTTCCGCTGCCCCTCATCCCCGTCCACCTGGGCGTGTGGATCGCCGTCACCCTGCTGCGCACGCGTTCCGCCGGCGGCCTGAAGGCCTGGTTCGCCGGGTTCGCGGAGGGCGTGCGCAAACCTGCGGGCGGGCGGCGGCCCATGAAGTGGCGGACGGTGTGGCAGCTGACCCGACTCGGTCGACCGCCGATCATCTGA
- a CDS encoding serine hydrolase domain-containing protein, whose amino-acid sequence MDRFVEIGSFTKVITGTALTRMAAAGVLSLDDPVERWLPAVPGTGITLLHLARHTSGLPRLPPGVARRDPYAAFDRAAVHHLLSRLDTLATRPPGQEEEYSNLGYAILGEALTVAAGAAYEEVVTEYVLRPLDVAEVTASPDPNRLLAAPGLFGRPRRPWTMRGAILPAGGLWATPRAAADLLVRLAVERRLGDPAPSWQTAGPLHWHNGATRDASLFAGAMDDGRWVLIHRLNGAPEETDRVGIEVLKRSGTAS is encoded by the coding sequence GTGGACCGCTTCGTCGAGATCGGCTCGTTCACGAAGGTCATCACCGGCACGGCGCTGACCCGCATGGCCGCGGCCGGCGTGCTCTCGCTCGACGATCCGGTCGAGCGGTGGCTGCCCGCGGTTCCCGGTACCGGGATCACGCTGCTGCACCTGGCGCGGCACACGTCCGGTCTCCCCCGCCTGCCGCCCGGCGTCGCGCGCCGGGACCCGTACGCGGCGTTCGACCGGGCCGCGGTGCACCACTTGCTGAGCCGGCTCGACACGCTCGCCACCCGCCCGCCGGGTCAGGAGGAGGAGTACTCCAATCTCGGCTACGCGATCCTCGGCGAGGCCCTGACCGTCGCGGCGGGCGCCGCCTACGAGGAGGTGGTGACCGAGTACGTCCTGCGTCCGCTGGACGTGGCGGAGGTGACCGCGAGCCCCGACCCGAACAGGCTCCTGGCCGCCCCGGGCCTGTTCGGACGACCCCGCAGGCCGTGGACGATGCGGGGTGCGATCCTGCCCGCGGGAGGTCTGTGGGCCACCCCCCGCGCGGCGGCCGATCTGCTCGTGCGCCTGGCAGTGGAACGCCGGTTGGGGGATCCGGCGCCGTCCTGGCAGACGGCCGGCCCCCTGCACTGGCACAACGGCGCGACGCGCGACGCCTCGCTCTTCGCCGGGGCGATGGACGACGGCCGCTGGGTGCTGATCCACCGTCTCAACGGAGCACCGGAGGAAACGGACCGGGTCGGCATCGAGGTGCTCAAGCGGAGCGGCACCGCCTCCTGA